The following are from one region of the Nocardioides marmotae genome:
- a CDS encoding MOSC domain-containing protein, with protein sequence MVRAGFAPVKGTRHQAYDAVTLSRLGPVGDRAWCLVDVDRRRVLRTVQHPSLVAVAAVTSPDGLTLTLPSGAVAAGPVVPSGAPLTCDYWGRPVALDLLDGPHAALLSAHLGTSVRLAAAPPGGVVYAGAVTLVSTGTLHALASRTGLAVDDLAARFRPTFVVEADEPHAEDAWVGAEVDLGPARVRVTSRVPRCAVVDLDPVTGERGGGVLAALATYRPRGATGDLLLGVDAEVVVPGTVTPSPHF encoded by the coding sequence GTGGTCCGGGCCGGCTTCGCGCCGGTCAAGGGCACCCGGCACCAGGCGTACGACGCGGTCACGCTCTCCCGGCTCGGGCCGGTGGGCGACCGGGCCTGGTGCCTCGTGGACGTCGACCGGCGGCGGGTGCTGCGCACCGTGCAGCACCCGTCGCTCGTCGCCGTCGCTGCGGTCACGTCCCCGGACGGGCTGACCCTCACCCTGCCGTCCGGCGCGGTCGCCGCCGGTCCGGTCGTGCCCTCGGGCGCCCCGCTCACCTGCGACTACTGGGGCCGCCCGGTCGCGCTCGACCTGCTCGACGGGCCGCACGCGGCGCTCCTCTCGGCCCACCTCGGGACGTCGGTGCGACTCGCGGCGGCGCCCCCGGGCGGGGTCGTGTACGCCGGCGCGGTCACCCTCGTCTCCACCGGCACGCTGCACGCGCTCGCGTCGCGGACCGGCCTCGCGGTCGACGACCTCGCCGCCCGCTTCCGGCCGACCTTCGTGGTCGAGGCCGACGAGCCGCACGCCGAGGACGCGTGGGTCGGCGCGGAGGTCGACCTGGGGCCGGCCCGCGTGCGGGTCACCTCCCGCGTGCCGCGCTGCGCCGTGGTCGACCTCGACCCGGTCACCGGCGAGCGGGGCGGCGGCGTGCTCGCCGCGCTGGCGACGTACCGACCCCGCGGGGCGACCGGCGACCTCCTCCTCGGCGTCGACGCCGAGGTCGTCGTGCCCGGCACCGTCACGCCGAGTCCGCACTTCTAG
- the nrfD gene encoding NrfD/PsrC family molybdoenzyme membrane anchor subunit, producing MSPDPTSDPQTGAGTGPETVHRPGAGVGAVPGAAGGGRRRRRGGGGRGGDRSMVPEAEFTSYYGRPIVKPSPWEADIPAYLFAGGLAAGSSLLAAGADLTGRPAMRRSGRITALGALGVSMVALVHDLGTPSRFYNMLRVAKLTSPMSVGTWILSAYGPFAVAAAGAEVVGMLPPRWRTRGPLGLVPYVERPSGVVAALLAPAVASYTAVLLSDTATPSWHSAYRELPFVFVGSAAAASAGMAMITAPVAETGPARRFAVAGATLELVMEHRMEQSMGITAEPLHEGKAGRLMRAAKALTVAGAVGSLLAGRSRAVAALSGAALMAGSACTRFGVFEAGQESAKDPKYTVVPQRQRLAEQGPVRHDAPS from the coding sequence ATGAGCCCCGACCCCACGAGCGACCCGCAGACCGGCGCGGGAACCGGCCCGGAGACCGTCCACCGGCCCGGGGCCGGGGTCGGCGCCGTCCCCGGCGCGGCCGGTGGCGGCCGTCGCCGGCGCCGAGGCGGTGGCGGTCGCGGCGGGGACCGGTCGATGGTCCCCGAGGCGGAGTTCACCTCCTACTACGGCCGGCCGATCGTCAAGCCCTCGCCGTGGGAGGCCGACATCCCGGCGTACCTCTTCGCCGGCGGGCTCGCGGCCGGGTCCTCCCTGCTCGCCGCGGGCGCCGACCTGACCGGCCGCCCGGCGATGCGTCGCTCGGGCCGGATCACCGCGCTGGGGGCGCTCGGCGTCTCGATGGTCGCCCTCGTGCACGACCTCGGCACACCGAGCCGGTTCTACAACATGCTCCGGGTCGCGAAGCTGACCTCGCCGATGTCGGTCGGCACCTGGATCCTCTCCGCCTACGGTCCCTTCGCGGTGGCCGCGGCGGGCGCCGAGGTCGTCGGCATGCTGCCGCCGCGCTGGCGCACCCGCGGTCCGCTGGGGCTGGTGCCGTACGTCGAGCGGCCCTCCGGCGTGGTGGCCGCGCTCCTCGCGCCGGCGGTCGCGTCGTACACCGCGGTCCTGCTCTCCGACACCGCCACCCCGTCGTGGCACTCCGCCTACCGTGAGCTGCCGTTCGTCTTCGTCGGCTCGGCCGCGGCCGCGTCCGCGGGGATGGCGATGATCACCGCGCCGGTCGCGGAGACCGGCCCGGCCCGCCGCTTCGCGGTCGCCGGCGCCACGTTGGAGCTGGTCATGGAGCACCGCATGGAGCAGTCCATGGGGATCACCGCCGAGCCGCTCCACGAGGGCAAGGCCGGCCGGCTGATGCGTGCGGCCAAGGCGCTCACCGTCGCCGGCGCCGTCGGGTCCCTGCTCGCCGGTCGCAGCCGGGCCGTCGCCGCGCTCTCCGGGGCCGCGCTCATGGCGGGCTCGGCGTGCACCCGGTTCGGGGTGTTCGAGGCCGGCCAGGAGTCGGCGAAGGACCCGAAGTACACCGTCGTCCCGCAGCGCCAGCGGCTCGCCGAGCAGGGGCCCGTCCGGCACGACGCACCCTCCTGA
- a CDS encoding fatty acid desaturase family protein, protein MTVTRDDLTTAPPAVAHEPGGRSVTQVTQVEKRYPGGLTAEQVEEIGRELDAIRQEVLDDRGEIDAAYIRRVIRVQRALELGSRVALIAAGRNKLVWVLGTVGLTTAKALDNMEIGHNVLHGQWDWMRDPKIHSSTWDWDHASPAAQWKRAHNEVHHRYTNILGRDNDLGYGILRVDEAQPWRPRHLIQPAWNFVTACIFEYGIAMYDLDFGEHLREKKKMSPEKRAEVRAALHKVRKQVTKDFVVHPLLSGPGWRATLAANAVAVLGRNVWSHSVIMCGHFPEGVETFEESELDENETRAQWYLRQMLGSANISGSKFMHLMTGNLSHQIEHHCFPDLPSRRYGEIAPRMRAIFDRYGLSYNARPLPQQVASAWHKVVRLSLPNGWLAETNRRNLGRQLRKLARPEPAPA, encoded by the coding sequence ATGACGGTGACTCGGGACGACCTCACGACGGCCCCTCCCGCTGTGGCGCACGAGCCCGGCGGCCGGTCGGTCACGCAGGTCACGCAGGTCGAGAAGCGCTACCCCGGCGGGCTGACCGCCGAGCAGGTCGAGGAGATCGGGCGGGAGCTCGACGCGATCCGCCAGGAGGTCCTCGACGACCGCGGCGAGATCGACGCGGCGTACATCCGCCGGGTCATCCGCGTGCAGCGCGCCCTCGAGCTCGGCAGCCGGGTGGCGCTCATCGCCGCCGGCCGCAACAAGCTCGTCTGGGTGCTCGGCACGGTCGGGCTGACCACGGCCAAGGCGCTGGACAACATGGAGATCGGCCACAACGTCCTGCACGGGCAGTGGGACTGGATGCGCGACCCGAAGATCCACTCCTCGACCTGGGACTGGGACCACGCCTCCCCGGCCGCGCAGTGGAAGCGGGCGCACAACGAGGTCCACCACCGCTACACCAACATCCTGGGCCGCGACAACGACCTGGGCTACGGGATCCTGCGCGTCGACGAGGCGCAGCCCTGGCGCCCGCGCCACCTGATCCAGCCGGCCTGGAACTTCGTCACCGCCTGCATCTTCGAGTACGGCATCGCGATGTACGACCTCGACTTCGGTGAGCACCTGCGCGAGAAGAAGAAGATGTCGCCGGAGAAGCGTGCGGAGGTCCGGGCCGCGCTGCACAAGGTGCGCAAGCAGGTCACCAAGGACTTCGTGGTCCACCCGCTGCTCAGCGGGCCCGGCTGGCGCGCGACGCTCGCCGCCAACGCCGTCGCGGTCCTCGGCCGCAACGTCTGGAGCCACTCCGTCATCATGTGCGGCCACTTCCCCGAGGGCGTGGAGACCTTCGAGGAGTCCGAGCTCGACGAGAACGAGACGCGCGCCCAGTGGTACCTGCGCCAGATGCTCGGCTCGGCGAACATCTCCGGCTCCAAGTTCATGCACCTGATGACCGGCAACCTGTCCCACCAGATCGAGCACCACTGCTTCCCGGACCTGCCCAGCCGGCGGTACGGCGAGATCGCCCCCCGGATGCGCGCGATCTTCGACCGGTACGGCCTCTCCTACAACGCCCGCCCGCTCCCGCAGCAGGTCGCCAGCGCCTGGCACAAGGTCGTCCGGCTCTCCCTCCCGAACGGCTGGCTCGCCGAGACCAACCGCCGCAACCTCGGCCGGCAGCTGCGCAAGCTCGCCCGCCCGGAGCCCGCCCCCGCCTGA